The Stratiformator vulcanicus genome has a segment encoding these proteins:
- a CDS encoding glycosyltransferase — protein MHALLLPFGSHGDVHPFVGLGLELKRRGHRVTLATSAHFAGLAERQGLEFVPFGTEEDYEYVTTHPDLLNPRRSFNVLTHDGVGRILREQYRLIERLHHEGDLVVVANAFGFAARTAQESLGIKLVTVHLQPSMLWSDYQSPALYGITANAPRWVRRFQLWFGRNVVVDPAVRGVTDELRSELRLPPVRNTFRWWNSPDSVLGLWPEWYGPSQPDWPRQLTLTSFPLWDENQEAELPANLQQFLNRHPQPIVFTPGTANRQAASFVREAVAACDMIKRPAILLTRFGENRPKSLPESINLVDYVPLSELLPHVSAIVHPGGIGTVAQAIAAGVRQLIVPIANDQPDNASRLERLAIGLTVPMPRFNRRGAADALRQLLADEQMQRRAEELSRRLSASEGLRRAADAVERL, from the coding sequence ATGCACGCGCTCCTGCTCCCGTTCGGCAGTCACGGGGATGTCCACCCGTTCGTCGGCTTGGGACTCGAACTGAAAAGGCGCGGCCATCGCGTCACGCTCGCCACCAGTGCCCACTTCGCAGGGCTCGCCGAGCGGCAGGGGCTTGAATTCGTTCCCTTCGGAACGGAAGAAGACTACGAATACGTGACAACGCACCCCGATTTATTAAACCCGCGGCGGAGTTTCAACGTTCTTACACATGACGGCGTCGGCCGGATTCTGCGGGAGCAGTATCGGTTGATCGAGCGACTTCATCACGAGGGAGACCTCGTTGTCGTTGCGAATGCGTTCGGGTTCGCCGCCCGAACCGCACAGGAGTCGCTCGGGATCAAGTTGGTCACCGTCCACTTGCAACCGTCGATGCTCTGGAGCGATTACCAATCGCCGGCACTCTACGGCATCACGGCGAACGCTCCCCGCTGGGTCCGCCGATTTCAGTTGTGGTTCGGCCGCAACGTCGTGGTCGATCCCGCCGTTCGTGGCGTGACGGATGAGCTTCGCTCGGAACTCCGCCTCCCGCCAGTACGCAATACGTTTCGCTGGTGGAACTCGCCCGATTCGGTGCTCGGTCTGTGGCCGGAATGGTACGGGCCATCGCAGCCCGATTGGCCACGGCAATTGACGCTGACCTCTTTCCCGCTGTGGGATGAGAATCAAGAAGCGGAACTGCCGGCCAATTTACAACAGTTTTTGAACCGGCACCCGCAGCCGATTGTCTTCACGCCCGGAACGGCGAACCGGCAAGCGGCGAGCTTCGTCCGTGAGGCTGTCGCCGCCTGCGATATGATCAAGCGACCGGCTATTTTATTGACGAGGTTCGGCGAAAACCGACCCAAGTCTCTGCCGGAATCAATTAATTTGGTGGACTACGTGCCGCTCTCAGAACTGCTGCCGCACGTCTCGGCGATTGTTCATCCCGGCGGAATCGGCACTGTCGCGCAAGCGATCGCCGCGGGCGTCCGGCAGCTTATCGTGCCCATCGCGAATGATCAGCCGGACAACGCCAGCCGCTTAGAGCGTCTGGCAATTGGTTTAACGGTCCCTATGCCGCGATTTAACCGACGTGGTGCCGCGGATGCTCTTCGACAATTATTGGCTGACGAACAGATGCAGCGCCGGGCCGAGGAGTTGAGCAGGCGGCTGTCGGCATCGGAGGGGCTCCGGCGAGCGGCTGACGCCGTCGAACGGTTGTGA
- a CDS encoding ATP-binding cassette domain-containing protein, with amino-acid sequence MPLLQLRDLSFTHGGPLLLDRVNLSIDRGERVGLVGRNGMGKSTLLGLLDGTHTPDDGEVLRESGVRIARLVQEVPQGTEGRVSQIVSGDDQADGGDIDPANTADPAEIDWKREQAVEKVLSRMDLDGEAIFARLSSGMKRRVLLARALVDEPDVLLLDEPTNHLDIESIAWLERFLKGYNGAIVFVTHDRVFLQALATRIVEVERARLFDWTCDYATFLKRKEAALDAEEQQNKLFDKKLAEEEKWIRQGIKARRTRNEGRVRALKQMREERAQRRDKMGNVRMGLAAAERSGQLVVETESLRYEIGGRTILQDVELLITRGDRVGIIGPNGAGKTTLLKLMLGGLEPTGGTVRRGTHLEIAYFDQLRETLDEDDSVVNNVGEGADQIEVKGQSRHVYGYLQDFLFTPDRARQPVRMLSGGERNRLLLAKLFKKPANLLVLDEPTNDLDAETLELLEELLSQFGGTLLVVSHDRAFLNNVVTQILAVEGDGFVKEYAGGYDDYAVQKQAATKSELELSEDSPSKSKSGNSGSTNGKKPKKLSFKERSLLDQLPRTIEELEAEQAELQSDMSQPEFYQQPSDQITAVSDRLEEISAKLLKLYEQWEALESRA; translated from the coding sequence ATGCCCCTGCTGCAACTTCGCGACCTTTCCTTCACCCACGGCGGACCGCTGTTGTTGGACCGGGTGAATCTATCGATCGACCGCGGGGAGCGGGTCGGGCTCGTCGGGCGGAATGGGATGGGGAAGTCGACGCTGTTGGGGCTGCTCGACGGGACGCACACGCCGGACGACGGAGAGGTGTTGCGGGAGTCGGGGGTGCGGATCGCCCGCTTGGTGCAGGAGGTGCCGCAGGGGACCGAAGGCAGGGTCTCGCAGATTGTCTCCGGGGACGATCAGGCGGATGGCGGCGACATCGATCCCGCGAACACTGCTGATCCTGCTGAAATTGATTGGAAGCGGGAGCAGGCGGTCGAGAAGGTACTCAGTCGGATGGACCTCGACGGCGAGGCGATTTTCGCTCGACTCTCTTCCGGGATGAAACGGCGTGTTCTGCTCGCCCGAGCGCTGGTCGATGAGCCGGACGTGTTGCTGTTGGACGAACCAACCAACCATCTTGATATTGAATCGATCGCGTGGTTGGAGCGATTCTTAAAGGGTTACAACGGCGCGATTGTGTTCGTGACGCACGATCGCGTGTTCTTACAAGCGCTCGCGACAAGGATCGTCGAAGTCGAACGTGCCCGCCTGTTTGACTGGACCTGCGATTACGCGACGTTTCTTAAGCGCAAGGAAGCGGCGCTTGACGCCGAAGAGCAGCAGAACAAACTTTTCGACAAGAAGCTCGCTGAAGAAGAAAAATGGATTCGCCAAGGCATCAAGGCCCGGCGAACACGCAATGAGGGCCGGGTCCGGGCGCTCAAGCAGATGCGAGAGGAGCGGGCCCAGCGTCGCGACAAAATGGGCAACGTCCGGATGGGACTCGCCGCGGCGGAGCGGTCGGGGCAGCTTGTCGTGGAGACGGAGTCGCTGCGATACGAAATCGGTGGCCGGACAATTCTGCAAGATGTTGAACTCTTAATCACGCGCGGGGATCGGGTTGGGATCATTGGCCCGAACGGGGCGGGTAAGACGACGCTCTTAAAGCTAATGCTCGGCGGGCTAGAGCCGACCGGTGGGACGGTGAGGCGCGGGACGCATTTAGAGATCGCTTACTTCGATCAGCTGCGCGAGACGCTCGACGAAGACGATTCGGTCGTCAACAACGTGGGTGAGGGTGCCGATCAGATTGAAGTCAAAGGGCAGTCGCGTCACGTCTACGGGTATCTGCAGGACTTTCTCTTCACTCCCGATCGTGCCCGGCAGCCGGTGCGGATGTTGTCCGGCGGTGAGCGCAACCGACTTCTATTGGCAAAACTATTTAAGAAGCCTGCGAACCTGCTCGTCCTCGACGAACCGACGAATGACCTTGACGCCGAGACGTTAGAACTACTCGAAGAACTGCTTTCACAGTTCGGCGGGACACTGCTAGTCGTCAGTCACGATCGCGCATTTCTGAATAATGTTGTCACGCAGATTTTGGCAGTTGAAGGTGACGGCTTCGTTAAGGAATACGCCGGGGGTTACGACGACTACGCGGTTCAAAAACAGGCGGCAACAAAGTCAGAACTTGAGTTGAGTGAGGATTCGCCGTCGAAATCGAAAAGCGGTAACTCGGGTTCGACCAACGGTAAAAAGCCGAAGAAGCTCAGCTTCAAGGAGCGTTCGCTGTTGGATCAACTTCCGCGGACGATTGAAGAGTTGGAAGCCGAACAGGCCGAGCTGCAATCGGACATGTCACAGCCTGAATTTTACCAGCAGCCATCGGATCAGATTACCGCGGTGTCAGACAGGCTCGAGGAAATTTCAGCAAAGCTGTTAAAGCTTTACGAGCAGTGGGAGGCACTGGAATCACGGGCTTGA
- the aroA gene encoding 3-phosphoshikimate 1-carboxyvinyltransferase, with protein sequence MQEPLSIRPVSKPVEGSVRPPGSKSITNRALVVAALADGRSTLTGVLDSDDTRVMIESLRRLGLNIHQDFDAQTVVIDGCGDCIPRKEAQLFLQNSGTSIRFLTALCAVGDGRYRLDGNERMRERPIGDLARTLTALGAEVTCENKNDCPPVIVAGPPLPGGTAEVAGNISSQYLSALLMAAPAARGVVELDIKGELVSKPYVDMTLRVMESFGGGVMADGYEKFTIAPHAYQETNYDIEPDASAASYFFGAAAITGGRVTVEGLNRDALQGDVLFVDALKQMGCTVEESESSITVTGGSLHGIDIDMNAISDTAQTLAAVAVFADGPTTIRNIAHVRHKETDRIAAVAAELRKLGQIVEEFDDGLTITPRPITPATIATYDDHRMAMSFALIGLKADGVQIADPGCTAKTYPRYWDDLKTLTGN encoded by the coding sequence ATGCAAGAGCCGCTTTCCATTCGTCCCGTTTCCAAACCGGTCGAGGGCTCGGTCCGCCCGCCCGGCTCGAAGAGCATCACGAATCGCGCGCTGGTCGTCGCCGCGCTGGCCGATGGTCGCTCCACCCTGACGGGTGTTCTCGACAGTGACGACACGCGGGTGATGATCGAAAGCCTGCGCCGGCTCGGACTGAACATTCATCAGGACTTCGATGCTCAGACGGTCGTGATCGATGGCTGCGGTGATTGTATTCCCCGCAAAGAGGCCCAACTGTTTCTGCAAAACAGCGGCACAAGCATCCGATTCCTCACCGCCCTGTGCGCCGTCGGTGACGGGCGGTACCGACTCGATGGCAATGAGCGGATGCGTGAGCGCCCCATCGGCGATCTCGCGCGAACCTTGACCGCGCTCGGAGCCGAAGTCACCTGTGAAAACAAGAACGATTGCCCGCCGGTCATTGTCGCCGGCCCGCCACTCCCCGGAGGCACGGCCGAGGTCGCCGGCAATATCTCGAGCCAGTACCTCAGCGCCCTCTTAATGGCCGCCCCTGCCGCGCGCGGAGTGGTCGAACTCGACATTAAAGGCGAACTCGTCTCGAAACCTTACGTCGACATGACACTACGCGTCATGGAGTCATTCGGCGGCGGCGTGATGGCCGATGGCTATGAGAAGTTCACGATCGCTCCGCACGCCTATCAGGAGACGAATTACGACATCGAGCCAGACGCTTCCGCGGCGAGTTACTTCTTCGGCGCGGCGGCGATCACCGGAGGCCGCGTCACCGTCGAGGGCCTCAATCGCGATGCCCTGCAGGGTGATGTGCTTTTCGTTGACGCCTTAAAACAGATGGGCTGCACCGTTGAAGAAAGCGAGTCGTCGATCACCGTCACCGGCGGATCACTGCACGGCATCGATATTGATATGAATGCCATCAGCGACACGGCTCAAACTTTGGCCGCCGTTGCCGTATTCGCCGACGGGCCGACAACGATCCGCAACATCGCGCACGTGCGACACAAAGAAACCGATCGCATCGCCGCGGTCGCCGCTGAGCTCCGAAAATTAGGACAAATCGTCGAAGAATTTGACGACGGCCTCACCATCACGCCCCGCCCCATCACTCCCGCCACGATCGCCACCTATGACGACCATCGCATGGCGATGAGTTTCGCTCTGATCGGTTTAAAAGCCGACGGCGTTCAAATCGCCGACCCCGGCTGCACCGCGAAGACCTATCCGCGGTATTGGGACGACCTGAAAACGCTGACGGGAAACTGA
- a CDS encoding CAP domain-containing protein, with the protein MLSQSRFFLPLALLVLTIAVRFPADVSSSFALAEETTQKVPETSGESPGAVDPDLDRAVELIIERTNKFRSEHERDALKKNDKLNEAAVEFAKFMAENDEYGHEADGSKPHERVAATGYEYCHTSENIALQFRSKGFKTADLAKRFAEGWINSEGHRRNMLHPAVTQTAVAIRQSEKSGKYYAVQLFGRPQSASIRFKILNKTQSAIQCRWGNRTMKIPARAGWIYRMCQPGELTFYALDDDAAEPQFQSKPFAKFAEADGRKFEVTSKDGELAVSSEKVEEAIEIPSKANNGR; encoded by the coding sequence ATGCTTTCTCAATCAAGATTTTTTCTTCCGCTGGCCTTGCTTGTCTTGACGATTGCCGTGCGATTCCCGGCTGATGTCAGTAGCAGCTTCGCTCTGGCGGAAGAGACAACGCAAAAGGTGCCCGAAACTTCTGGGGAATCGCCGGGCGCCGTCGACCCTGACCTCGACCGGGCCGTCGAGTTAATCATCGAGCGCACGAATAAATTTCGCTCTGAGCACGAGCGTGATGCATTGAAAAAGAATGACAAGTTGAATGAAGCGGCCGTCGAATTTGCGAAGTTCATGGCCGAAAACGATGAATACGGCCACGAGGCCGACGGCAGCAAGCCGCATGAACGCGTCGCGGCAACCGGTTATGAGTATTGCCACACATCCGAGAACATCGCCCTGCAATTTCGCTCCAAGGGTTTCAAGACGGCCGACTTGGCGAAACGATTTGCTGAAGGTTGGATCAACAGCGAAGGCCATCGTCGGAACATGTTGCATCCGGCTGTGACTCAGACAGCCGTGGCGATTCGACAGAGTGAGAAGTCAGGAAAATATTACGCGGTGCAGTTGTTCGGTCGTCCGCAGTCGGCGTCGATTCGGTTTAAGATTCTCAATAAGACGCAGTCGGCAATTCAATGTCGCTGGGGCAACCGGACCATGAAAATTCCAGCTCGGGCCGGATGGATTTACCGGATGTGCCAGCCGGGTGAGTTGACATTTTACGCGCTCGACGACGATGCCGCGGAGCCACAGTTTCAGTCCAAGCCCTTCGCGAAGTTTGCGGAGGCTGACGGTCGCAAGTTTGAGGTCACCTCGAAAGACGGAGAGCTCGCCGTCTCATCCGAAAAGGTCGAAGAAGCGATCGAAATTCCGTCCAAAGCTAATAACGGTCGCTGA
- a CDS encoding vWA domain-containing protein — MKQDLTDITLVVDRSGSMQQVHSDAEGGVNSFISEQALEEGDAVLTLVQFDTEYEFVHRGVPIGDVPKYELVPRGMTALLDAVGRAINETGERLSRMSEQDRPGLVIFVIMTDGHENSSREFDKGQLRNMIERQQKDYNWQFTFLGANQDAFAEAGGMGMHASGAANFAQDKVAAAYAMTSAKVSRMRRQRRSGETVSNDFTAQERDEMK; from the coding sequence ATGAAACAGGATCTCACCGACATCACCCTTGTCGTCGACCGCAGCGGATCGATGCAGCAGGTTCATTCCGATGCTGAAGGGGGCGTGAATTCGTTTATCTCTGAACAGGCACTTGAGGAAGGCGACGCTGTTCTCACGCTCGTGCAGTTCGACACCGAGTACGAGTTCGTCCACCGCGGCGTCCCGATTGGAGACGTGCCGAAGTACGAACTTGTGCCTCGCGGCATGACGGCGCTGCTCGACGCCGTAGGCCGCGCGATCAACGAAACGGGCGAGCGGCTCTCAAGAATGAGTGAGCAGGATCGCCCGGGCCTTGTGATTTTCGTGATCATGACCGACGGGCATGAGAATTCCAGCCGTGAGTTCGATAAGGGCCAACTCCGGAACATGATCGAACGCCAGCAGAAAGACTACAACTGGCAATTCACGTTCCTCGGCGCCAACCAGGACGCCTTCGCCGAAGCCGGCGGCATGGGGATGCACGCATCCGGGGCGGCCAACTTCGCCCAAGATAAGGTCGCCGCCGCCTACGCGATGACCAGCGCGAAGGTCTCGCGGATGCGAAGACAGCGACGTTCCGGCGAAACGGTCAGCAATGACTTTACAGCGCAGGAACGCGACGAGATGAAATAA
- a CDS encoding DUF433 domain-containing protein has product MPIISRELSADRIITFAELMELYFVNLFRREGVSMHTIRKAAKAAERRFGTKLPFSVKRFDTDGRAIFSTLCRFEDNKEIVEDLARAQLVFGEIIKPFFRKLEYGTQMIERYWPLEKSGRIVLDPERRFGQPIDAETGVPVDAILTALKAGHGQDEKAVAFEYEIPVEAVKAAIKYNKSLAA; this is encoded by the coding sequence GTGCCAATCATTTCACGCGAGCTATCAGCCGATCGGATTATTACATTTGCCGAGTTGATGGAGCTTTATTTCGTCAATCTCTTTCGGCGAGAAGGCGTATCGATGCACACGATTCGCAAGGCTGCCAAAGCAGCAGAGAGGCGGTTCGGAACAAAGCTGCCGTTTTCGGTGAAACGCTTCGATACCGATGGTAGAGCGATCTTTTCCACTCTCTGTCGCTTCGAAGATAACAAAGAGATTGTCGAAGACTTAGCTCGTGCTCAACTAGTCTTCGGCGAGATAATCAAGCCATTCTTTCGTAAGCTTGAGTACGGCACACAAATGATTGAGCGATACTGGCCGCTCGAAAAGTCGGGTCGCATTGTGCTAGACCCAGAGAGACGTTTCGGGCAGCCAATTGACGCCGAAACGGGAGTGCCGGTCGACGCGATTCTTACTGCACTAAAAGCTGGACACGGTCAGGATGAAAAAGCCGTGGCATTTGAATATGAAATCCCTGTGGAGGCCGTGAAGGCAGCGATCAAATATAACAAGTCGCTTGCGGCGTGA
- a CDS encoding DUF4058 family protein, with protein MHQINEILIRVESKRLWGYFHKDWLIQIRQSLRSQIPSTFRVFVESEAVLITPESAGPVATNLPDISVGRLDSDSLGDSRFAAEATAAVVDVEELCESETHYQLVIRRSPENRIVAVLELLSPSNKGVGNRFDQERHLRKRDDFIAAGINLLEIDALSEGHRDLPTALTPLNGFERLAWTVNADQDKRRFRGWGWNADQSPPTIDWQLDASVGALVDLSATAKEAIDFNNWDELASE; from the coding sequence ATGCACCAAATCAACGAAATCTTGATTCGGGTTGAGTCAAAGAGGCTGTGGGGCTATTTTCACAAAGATTGGTTAATTCAAATTCGTCAGTCTTTGAGATCCCAAATCCCCTCCACATTTCGGGTCTTCGTTGAGTCGGAAGCGGTTCTGATCACACCGGAGTCGGCAGGCCCGGTGGCGACCAACTTACCCGATATTTCGGTCGGTCGGCTCGATTCTGATTCCCTCGGGGACAGTCGCTTCGCCGCCGAGGCAACGGCCGCGGTGGTTGATGTGGAGGAGCTTTGCGAATCCGAAACTCACTATCAACTTGTAATCCGCCGCAGCCCTGAGAACCGCATCGTCGCCGTACTCGAATTACTCTCGCCATCGAATAAGGGGGTTGGAAATCGGTTTGATCAAGAGCGGCACCTGCGAAAGCGTGACGACTTCATTGCCGCCGGCATCAATCTATTGGAGATTGATGCTTTAAGCGAAGGGCATCGTGATCTGCCAACCGCGTTGACACCTTTAAACGGATTCGAACGCCTCGCGTGGACCGTCAACGCCGATCAAGATAAAAGAAGATTTCGTGGCTGGGGCTGGAATGCCGATCAATCCCCTCCGACGATCGACTGGCAGCTCGATGCTTCGGTCGGTGCGTTGGTCGACTTATCCGCCACAGCCAAAGAAGCGATTGACTTTAACAATTGGGATGAATTGGCTTCGGAGTAG
- a CDS encoding DUF5615 family PIN-like protein, translating to MTYYFDNNISPHLARMLCELEVDAIALRDDIPANTPDHEVLMRLANSGRVFVTGDRKMRRDPLTKVVLQDRNVTCLFFAPFWDHLQLWPCAAWMTRHWPKVDGFAAKMKRGECAEIKQRGSCEFRPIT from the coding sequence GTGACCTATTATTTTGACAACAACATTTCGCCGCACCTTGCGCGAATGCTCTGTGAGTTGGAAGTGGATGCCATTGCATTGCGCGATGACATCCCGGCGAACACGCCCGACCACGAAGTATTGATGCGACTGGCGAATAGTGGGCGGGTGTTTGTGACCGGCGACCGAAAAATGCGCCGCGACCCACTGACTAAGGTTGTACTTCAAGATAGGAATGTAACCTGTCTCTTCTTTGCCCCATTTTGGGACCACCTCCAGTTGTGGCCTTGCGCAGCTTGGATGACTCGACATTGGCCTAAAGTGGATGGGTTTGCCGCCAAGATGAAAAGGGGCGAGTGCGCGGAGATTAAGCAACGCGGCTCGTGTGAGTTTCGTCCGATCACATGA
- a CDS encoding transposase yields the protein MAQPPQPEPLAFLLTWTTYGTWLPGDARGWFKKRTYRQETGDAVRLRRANELMSESAVILSPEQRQVVDAIIRRHAEVQEWNLLAVNARTNHVHVVIGYAGINPKIMRQQFKQWSTRELKKRDPARKKWWTEEGSCRHLNHEEHVEAAVEYVLNGQDGRRFEVME from the coding sequence ATGGCCCAACCTCCGCAGCCGGAACCGCTCGCCTTCCTGCTCACTTGGACGACTTACGGCACGTGGCTGCCGGGCGACGCGCGTGGGTGGTTCAAAAAACGAACTTATCGTCAAGAGACTGGCGATGCCGTGAGGCTTCGGCGAGCGAACGAACTGATGTCAGAGTCAGCCGTGATTCTTTCGCCGGAACAACGGCAAGTAGTCGACGCAATCATCCGCCGACATGCTGAGGTGCAGGAGTGGAACCTTCTTGCCGTGAACGCGCGAACGAATCATGTGCACGTCGTGATTGGCTACGCGGGCATTAACCCCAAGATAATGCGTCAGCAGTTTAAACAATGGAGTACACGGGAGCTTAAGAAGCGCGACCCTGCTCGCAAGAAGTGGTGGACCGAGGAGGGGAGTTGCCGGCATCTGAACCATGAGGAGCACGTGGAGGCGGCGGTCGAGTACGTCTTGAACGGGCAGGATGGTCGGCGGTTTGAAGTCATGGAGTAG
- a CDS encoding sulfatase yields MFRSLFAAFLIAFSYASASAAAPNILLICVDDLRPELNCFAVDYIHSPNIDRLAAEGRSFSRHYVQAPTCGVSRYSLLTGRYGNYNYGNHLLAERAKRIKRGEEVPASMPAYFRERGYRTVSIGKVSHYPGGLGGEAWNDRSQVEMPNSWDEQLMPCGAWETPQGAMHGLAHGQTRQDQPKKSMPVFQSEEGPDDIYPDGVMIEGALKKMEELSAGDEPFFFAVGIIRPHLPFGAPAKYMEPYRHIKLPAIPHPEKPDFPTTWHRSGEFNRYQLWGKNPNQDQEFADEVRKHYAACVTYADALVGRLLKKLEAGGKSENTIVVLWGDHGWHLGEHAVWGKHTLFEESLRSPLIIRVPGMDRPGEMSGSIVETIDIFPTLADLSDLPQPEYIDGVSLRPILADPTAPGHPAVSYTKAKTIRTDRWRMIRHANGYVELYDHETDSGETVNAADEHPEHVADLMQLLEKRLGL; encoded by the coding sequence ATGTTTCGCTCATTATTCGCTGCATTCCTGATAGCTTTCAGCTACGCGAGTGCCTCCGCAGCAGCCCCCAACATCCTCCTCATCTGCGTTGACGACCTGCGGCCCGAGCTAAATTGCTTTGCGGTCGACTACATTCATTCGCCGAACATCGATCGGTTGGCGGCGGAGGGGCGGTCCTTCTCGCGGCACTATGTGCAGGCGCCGACGTGTGGCGTTTCGCGCTACTCGCTGCTGACCGGGCGGTACGGCAATTATAACTATGGGAATCACCTCTTGGCCGAACGGGCGAAGAGGATCAAGCGCGGGGAAGAAGTACCCGCCAGCATGCCCGCCTATTTTCGAGAACGTGGATATCGGACCGTATCGATCGGCAAGGTCTCTCACTATCCGGGCGGGCTTGGCGGCGAGGCATGGAACGACCGGTCGCAAGTGGAGATGCCCAATTCATGGGACGAGCAGTTGATGCCGTGCGGGGCGTGGGAGACGCCGCAGGGAGCGATGCACGGGCTCGCCCACGGGCAGACCCGGCAGGACCAGCCCAAGAAATCGATGCCGGTGTTTCAATCGGAGGAGGGACCGGACGACATTTATCCCGATGGGGTGATGATCGAGGGAGCTCTTAAGAAAATGGAAGAGTTGTCGGCCGGTGATGAGCCGTTCTTCTTCGCCGTGGGCATTATTCGACCCCACCTGCCGTTCGGCGCACCGGCGAAATATATGGAGCCGTATCGCCACATCAAACTGCCGGCGATTCCGCATCCCGAAAAGCCCGACTTCCCGACCACATGGCACCGGTCGGGTGAATTTAATCGCTATCAACTTTGGGGCAAGAATCCCAATCAAGACCAGGAGTTCGCCGACGAAGTTCGCAAGCACTATGCCGCCTGCGTGACGTACGCCGACGCCTTGGTCGGTCGGCTGCTTAAGAAATTGGAGGCGGGTGGGAAGTCGGAGAATACCATTGTCGTCCTCTGGGGCGATCACGGCTGGCACCTCGGCGAGCACGCCGTGTGGGGCAAGCACACACTGTTCGAAGAGTCGCTGCGGTCGCCGCTGATAATTAGGGTGCCGGGCATGGATCGGCCGGGCGAAATGTCCGGCTCGATTGTCGAAACGATCGACATCTTCCCCACACTCGCCGACCTCTCTGACCTGCCGCAGCCGGAGTATATCGACGGCGTATCGCTTCGTCCGATTCTAGCCGACCCGACGGCACCAGGACACCCGGCGGTCTCCTACACCAAGGCCAAGACGATCCGCACCGACCGCTGGCGGATGATCCGGCACGCCAACGGATATGTCGAACTTTATGACCACGAGACCGATTCCGGCGAGACGGTCAACGCGGCCGACGAGCATCCGGAGCACGTTGCAGATTTGATGCAGTTACTTGAGAAGCGATTGGGGCTCTAA
- a CDS encoding aspartyl protease family protein translates to MNEQQMGRFSVEFEIVNDEDLILAKRGHLDPSQVRRKTISGCVDTGASRLVLPQSVVEELGLPSRGTMRVRYADERKAVLNVVDEARVFLFGRTGTFTAAVEPNREEALIGAIVLEDLDFLVDCPTQKLVPRDPEMVFTELE, encoded by the coding sequence ATGAACGAGCAACAGATGGGTCGCTTCAGCGTCGAGTTCGAGATCGTAAACGACGAGGACCTGATCCTTGCGAAGCGAGGGCATTTGGACCCATCGCAGGTTCGCCGCAAGACGATCTCCGGCTGCGTCGACACAGGTGCCAGCCGACTCGTACTGCCCCAATCGGTGGTCGAGGAACTCGGCTTGCCAAGCCGCGGTACGATGCGTGTCCGCTACGCCGACGAACGCAAAGCGGTCCTTAACGTCGTGGACGAGGCCCGCGTGTTCCTCTTTGGCCGCACCGGCACCTTCACCGCCGCCGTGGAACCGAATCGCGAAGAAGCCCTGATCGGCGCGATTGTGTTGGAAGACCTCGATTTCCTGGTCGACTGCCCGACTCAGAAACTCGTGCCGCGGGATCCGGAGATGGTATTTACGGAGCTTGAGTAG